From Solanum lycopersicum chromosome 8, SLM_r2.1, the proteins below share one genomic window:
- the LOC101266958 gene encoding uncharacterized protein, translating to MAADEEKSLAKAESGDQPEALRLKVLAEQKYNSGNLKSALKYAKRAHSLHPDVDGVSEMLTAFKILHTGTVPAETPAAPTAGDAATTTTSTLPDYYRILQIERFSHINTIKKQYRKLALTLHPDKNPFAASEEAFKLVGEAFRVLSDKIRRKEYDVKLRVAMQSAVLAEEGETTTFWTACSTCRLLHQFEKKYLGHNLMCPSCKETFEATEVSENGDNEEGCKGSMETRGSARTKARKSVSFGSSRSSELGRKRNVASVAEVNKRPNGKMTRNDDATGVGTEVDMEGDVESDDGLIKELKSKTNGKVRSVGEGEDTMTLAEMQLLVKKKVNKEKIPVKDKGEISEKSKEMDLIEKEDDVEMEMLIARVREKRMKRATLKGDGTEDGGRRMDLSSNRGGKRLRQDESEIMAENGKEENKKATALSLTEKDREKRKEMNSSLTEEEDEDELEMETLIARVRDKRMRREALKGDSLENGGRRRYNLSSNKGGKGLRQDDSARMVENEKGTTLALKDKDREKRKELTSSLTEDEDEDEGEGEGEDENDEGEDEEDKDEDEDEDEDEDEDEVEMETLMARVREKRMRCAALKEDGLQDGGRRGDLSSKRCGKGSRQDDSEIMADNEKTVRLNLMEKESEERKERSLSLIEEEDEVEMESPIARVREKRIRRKVLKADGLEDGERRRNSRIKKGTLSKSSKKDKGSRLDDLDKAEESFDLYNFDKDRVERSFKKGHVWAVYDDDGMPRDYALIDDVISAHPFEVRLNWLEFQNNSDEALLHWGKKGFHISCGKFKVSRQALLKSLKKFSHVVDSERAARELYRIYPLKGSIWALYKENALGAGSSSLMEDNQCYDIVISLSSYTDLHGVSIGYLERVDGFRTIFKRREVGAHAVKLLGKDELRLFSHQIPARKLSDEEASNISKNCWELDHASLPRELLAINGRS from the coding sequence ATGGCCGCCGACGAAGAGAAATCACTAGCCAAAGCCGAATCCGGGGACCAGCCGGAAGCTTTACGACTCAAAGTTCTAGCCGAGCAGAAATACAACTCCGGCAATCTCAAATCAGCTCTCAAGTACGCCAAGCGAGCCCACAGTCTCCACCCCGACGTAGACGGCGTTTCTGAAATGCTCACCGCTTTTAAAATCCTCCATACAGGCACCGTTCCGGCGGAAACCCCAGCTGCTCCCACCGCCGGAGATGCAGCAACTACCACAACTTCAACTCTGCCTGACTACTATAGAATCCTGCAAATAGAGCGATTCTCACACATCAATACTATCAAAAAGCAGTACAGGAAGCTGGCGTTAACTCTTCACCCTGATAAGAATCCTTTTGCGGCATCTGAAGAGGCTTTTAAGCTTGTTGGCGAAGCGTTTAGGGTCTTGTCAGATAAGATTAGGAGGAAGGAATATGATGTGAAGCTTAGAGTTGCTATGCAGTCAGCTGTTTTGGCTGAGGAGGGTGAAACGACGACATTTTGGACCGCGTGTTCGACTTGTCGATTGTTGCATCAGTTTGAAAAGAAGTATTTAGGGCATAATTTGATGTGCCCAAGTTGTAAAGAAACTTTTGAGGCAACTGAAGTTTCAGAAAATGGTGACAATGAAGAGGGATGTAAAGGTTCGATGGAAACAAGAGGGAGTGCCAGGACTAAGGCTAGGAAAAGTGTGAGCTTTGGTTCTTCAAGAAGTAGTGAGTTAGGGAGGAAGAGGAATGTGGCGAGTGTTGCGGAGGTTAATAAGAGGCCAAATGGAAAAATGACAAGAAATGATGATGCAACTGGTGTTGGAACTGAGGTGGATATGGAAGGAGATGTTGAGAGCGACGATGGTTTGATTAAGGAATTGAAATCAAAGACTAATGGTAAGGTGAGAAGTGTAGGTGAAGGGGAAGATACAATGACATTAGCTGAAATGCAGTTGTTAGTGAAGAAGAAGGTGAATAAGGAAAAGATCCCAGTAAAAGATAAGGGGGAAATAAGTGAGAAAAGTAAGGAGATGGATTTGATAGAAAAGGAAGATGATGTGGAGATGGAGATGCTGATTGCAAGGGTGAGAGAGAAAAGGATGAAGCGTGCGACATTAAAGGGAGATGGTACAGAAGATGGAGGAAGAAGAATGGATTTAAGTAGCAACAGGGGTGGTAAAAGGTTAAGGCAGGATGAATCGGAGATAATGGCAGAGAATGGGAAGGAAGAGAACAAGAAGGCAACAGCTCTTAGTTTAACAGAAAAGGatagagaaaaaagaaaggaaatgaaTTCGAGTTTGACagaagaggaagatgaagatgaactGGAGATGGAGACGCTGATTGCGAGGGTGAGAGACAAAAGGATGAGGCGTGAGGCATTAAAGGGGGATAGTTTGGAGAATGGAGGAAGAAGAAGGTATAATTTAAGTAGCAACAAGGGTGGTAAAGGGTTGAGGCAGGATGATTCAGCAAGAATGGTGGAGAATGAGAAGGGGACAACACTTGCTTTAAAGGATAAGGatagagaaaaaagaaaggaactgacttcgagtttgacagaagatgaagatgaagacgaaggtgaaggtgaaggtgaagatgaaaatgatgaaggtgaagatgaagaagataaagatgaagatgaagatgaagatgaagatgaagatgaagatgaagtgGAGATGGAGACACTGATGGCAAGGGTGAGAGAGAAAAGGATGAGGTGTGCGGCGTTAAAGGAAGATGGTTTGCAGGATGGAGGAAGAAGAGGGGATTTAAGTAGCAAGAGGTGTGGTAAAGGGTCAAGGCAGGATGATTCGGAGATAATGGCAGATAATGAGAAGACAGTGAGGTTAAATTTAATGGAAAAGGAAAGTGAGGAAAGAAAGGAGAGATCTTTGAGCTTAATAGAAGAGGAAGACGAAGTGGAGATGGAGTCACCGATCGCAAGAGTGAGAGAGAAGAGGATAAGACGCAAGGTGCTAAAGGCAGATGGTTTAGAAGATGGAGAGAGAAGAAGGAATTCAAGGATCAAAAAGGGTACTTTGTCAAAAAGTAGCAAGAAGGATAAAGGGTCTAGGCTAGATGATTTGGATAAGGCAGAGGAAAGTTTTGATCTTTATAATTTTGACAAGGATAGAGTAGAGAGGAGTTTCAAGAAAGGACATGTATGGGCTgtttatgatgatgatggaatgccaagGGATTATGCTTTGATTGATGATGTTATTTCTGCTCATCCCTTTGAGGTGAGATTGAACTGGTtggaatttcaaaataatagtgATGAGGCACTACTGCATTGGGGGAAAAAAGGTTTTCATATTTCTTGTGGGAAGTTTAAAGTTTCTCGGCAGGCTTTGCTAAAATCATTGAAGAAGTTTTCACATGTTGTTGATAGTGAAAGAGCAGCAAGAGAGTTGTATAGGATTTACCCCTTGAAAGGTTCAATATGGGCATTGTATAAAGAGAATGCATTAGGTGCTGGCAGCAGTTCTCTAATGGAGGATAACCAATGTTATGATATTGTTATATCTTTGAGTAGTTACACTGACTTACATGGTGTGAGTATCGGATATCTTGAAAGAGTTGATGGTTTCAGGACTATTTTCAAGAGGAGAGAGGTAGGGGCTCATGCTGTTAAGTTGTTAGGAAAGGATGAGCTTAGGTTGTTTTCGCATCAGATTCCTGCAAGGAAGCTATCTGATGAAGAAGCCTCAAACATCTCCAAGAACTGTTGGGAACTCGATCACGCTTCATTGCCTCGTGAGTTGCTAGCTATCAACGGAAGGAGTTAA